From a region of the Leptospira venezuelensis genome:
- the whiG gene encoding RNA polymerase sigma factor WhiG produces MSKLFEKYNNTDETELWKSYRATKDQNIRSYLVEKYSPLVKHVAGRIAIGMPQNVEFDDLVSYGVFGLLDAIEKFDPDRQIKFKTYAMTRIRGSIFDELRSIDWIPRSIRQKAKQLEQIIGMLENKEGAHVEDEAIAKEMGISVEEFNSLLTKISGTSLVSLNDIWFLGDENDEVSFMETLESPMNMNPDTIIEKEEIKNVIVEAIKTLPDKEKKVIVLYYYEDLTLKEIGEVLEVTESRISQLHTRAVARLRSKLGKVKSVISKK; encoded by the coding sequence ATGTCCAAACTTTTCGAAAAATACAATAATACGGATGAAACCGAACTTTGGAAGTCTTATAGGGCAACCAAAGACCAAAATATTCGCAGTTATCTTGTAGAAAAATATTCTCCTCTAGTCAAACACGTGGCTGGTCGTATTGCGATCGGTATGCCTCAGAACGTTGAGTTCGATGATCTAGTTTCGTATGGTGTGTTTGGTCTTCTCGATGCGATCGAAAAATTCGATCCAGATAGACAGATCAAATTTAAAACCTATGCAATGACTCGTATCAGAGGTTCTATCTTTGACGAACTTCGTTCCATCGACTGGATCCCTCGTTCTATTCGCCAAAAAGCGAAACAGTTGGAGCAGATTATTGGAATGCTCGAGAACAAAGAGGGCGCTCATGTAGAAGATGAGGCGATCGCAAAAGAAATGGGAATCTCCGTCGAGGAGTTCAACTCACTTCTTACTAAGATCAGCGGCACGTCACTCGTCTCTTTAAATGATATTTGGTTTCTTGGTGATGAGAATGATGAGGTTTCTTTCATGGAGACATTAGAATCTCCGATGAACATGAACCCTGACACCATCATCGAAAAAGAAGAGATCAAAAATGTGATCGTGGAAGCGATCAAAACACTACCAGACAAAGAAAAAAAAGTAATCGTTCTTTATTATTACGAAGATCTAACTTTAAAAGAGATCGGAGAAGTATTGGAAGTAACCGAATCCAGGATTTCCCAACTTCATACGAGAGCTGTAGCAAGACTTCGTAGTAAATTAGGAAAGGTTAAATCAGTTATTAGTAAAAAATAA
- a CDS encoding MinD/ParA family protein codes for MDQATQLRKLTEGNTSLKLVSSTKPMTKIIAIASGKGGVGKSTISVNLAISMAKAGQKVLVFDGDLGLANVNVILGIIPKYNLYHVVKGHKSLKDIIIQAPEGVDIIAGASGYSQLANLNDTQRNNLIKGFADLDSYDYMIIDTGAGISSNVIGLTLPADDVIVVTTPEPTAITDSYGLIKAIVSQSRDKNLKMVVNRVRSAIEGKKVADRVIDISGQFLEVRVENLGFIFQDDEVEKSIREQKPYIIHSPKSKAAACLNRITYSLLNQEMDSSDDSGITGFFKKFFNFVDVREKQQSEEE; via the coding sequence ATGGACCAAGCGACTCAGTTGCGGAAACTTACCGAGGGTAATACGAGTTTAAAACTCGTGTCTTCAACCAAACCTATGACTAAGATTATAGCGATCGCTTCCGGAAAGGGTGGGGTCGGTAAAAGTACTATTTCCGTAAACCTTGCTATCTCTATGGCTAAGGCAGGACAGAAAGTCCTCGTATTTGACGGAGACCTAGGACTTGCTAACGTGAATGTGATCTTAGGGATCATCCCTAAATACAATTTGTATCACGTAGTCAAGGGACATAAAAGTTTAAAGGATATCATCATCCAAGCTCCCGAGGGAGTGGACATTATTGCGGGCGCAAGTGGTTATTCTCAGCTTGCAAACCTGAACGATACCCAAAGAAATAATTTGATCAAAGGATTTGCTGATCTGGATTCCTATGATTATATGATCATAGATACTGGAGCAGGGATCAGTTCTAATGTGATTGGACTCACTCTTCCTGCGGATGATGTGATCGTAGTTACTACGCCTGAACCTACTGCAATTACTGATTCTTATGGACTCATCAAAGCGATTGTTTCCCAAAGCAGAGACAAAAATCTTAAGATGGTCGTGAACCGTGTACGTTCTGCGATCGAAGGTAAAAAGGTTGCTGATCGTGTAATTGATATTTCCGGTCAGTTCTTAGAAGTCAGAGTAGAAAATTTAGGATTTATCTTCCAAGATGACGAGGTAGAAAAAAGTATCCGGGAACAAAAACCGTATATCATCCATTCACCTAAGAGTAAAGCAGCAGCTTGCTTGAATCGGATTACATATTCTCTACTGAACCAAGAGATGGATAGCTCTGACGATTCCGGCATCACAGGATTTTTCAAAAAATTCTTCAATTTCGTGGATGTTAGAGAAAAACAACAGAGCGAGGAAGAGTGA
- the flhF gene encoding flagellar biosynthesis protein FlhF codes for MDFAKIRGKDLQDCLMQMKMKYGPEAHVIEHRILTEGGVFGTGLMARKVVEIQVGIPEKASSREKVEKKLQDLKELLKQKSTLGSEKRRSLEELPSWEERTSRPSRASSLPKELIEVTSEAIESEENLGLSFSKEFEPKISRSVRKEQDSNILKMRDKLVKEGMSEAYAEEIISQAEQRLSPLDRSRTVAVQEKIVEVLSERVQVEPDIFKGTRRGQRKVVFFVGPTGSGKTTSIAKLAAKYHLHMGKSVSLYTTDNYRIAAIEQLKRYADTMEMPFYAVKDLKRFQETLARDGSELILIDTAGYSHRNVDQLSKMYGYLSAFGERDNVENILVLSATSSYHHTHSVMKAYEPLGFRRILLTKLDEAEFLGGFLELADTLNKGFTHLSVGQEVPFDMIPAEKHQLAECAVNPEKLIEIRGEVFSA; via the coding sequence ATGGATTTCGCAAAGATAAGGGGCAAGGATCTACAGGACTGCCTAATGCAGATGAAGATGAAATACGGCCCAGAAGCCCATGTCATCGAACATAGAATTCTTACCGAAGGTGGGGTTTTTGGAACGGGACTTATGGCTCGCAAAGTCGTGGAGATCCAAGTTGGCATTCCGGAAAAGGCAAGTTCGAGAGAGAAGGTAGAGAAAAAACTCCAAGATCTAAAAGAACTTCTAAAACAAAAGTCCACTCTTGGTTCTGAAAAAAGAAGAAGTCTGGAAGAATTGCCTAGCTGGGAAGAAAGAACTTCTCGCCCGAGCAGAGCTTCTTCTTTGCCAAAAGAATTGATAGAAGTTACTTCGGAGGCAATAGAATCCGAAGAAAATCTTGGACTTTCTTTTTCCAAAGAATTCGAGCCTAAAATTTCCAGATCTGTTCGTAAGGAGCAAGACTCCAATATCCTTAAAATGAGGGATAAGCTCGTTAAAGAAGGAATGAGCGAGGCATACGCGGAAGAAATTATTTCCCAAGCGGAGCAAAGACTATCTCCTTTGGATCGATCTCGTACAGTTGCAGTTCAGGAAAAGATTGTAGAAGTTCTTTCCGAACGAGTGCAGGTGGAGCCTGATATTTTTAAGGGTACAAGAAGAGGACAAAGGAAAGTAGTCTTCTTTGTAGGACCTACAGGCAGCGGAAAAACTACTAGCATCGCAAAACTAGCCGCTAAGTATCATCTTCATATGGGGAAATCAGTATCTCTTTACACGACTGACAACTACAGGATTGCGGCAATCGAGCAGTTAAAACGCTACGCTGATACCATGGAAATGCCTTTTTATGCGGTAAAAGATCTGAAACGTTTTCAGGAGACCCTGGCAAGAGACGGGTCGGAACTTATCCTGATAGATACTGCGGGTTATAGCCATCGCAATGTGGACCAGCTTAGCAAAATGTACGGATACCTTTCCGCTTTCGGAGAAAGAGACAACGTTGAAAATATCCTTGTATTATCCGCCACATCTTCGTATCATCACACCCACTCCGTAATGAAAGCCTACGAGCCCCTTGGGTTCCGTAGAATTTTATTAACTAAACTGGACGAAGCGGAATTTTTGGGTGGATTTCTGGAACTAGCCGATACACTTAATAAGGGTTTTACCCATTTAAGTGTTGGCCAAGAAGTTCCCTTCGATATGATCCCAGCGGAAAAACACCAACTCGCTGAATGCGCAGTAAATCCGGAAAAACTCATCGAAATCCGTGGAGAAGTATTCTCCGCTTAA
- a CDS encoding flagellar biosynthesis protein FlhA, giving the protein MDKKWYTQSDFILGAGAVAIVGMLVVPLPGFILDILILFSLALSLLIVMTSLSIKEPSEFSIFPSLLLITTIYRLALNVSTTRQILSKGPAVNSAIIDAFGSFIVGSESGLSKYVVGFIIFLILVIVQVLVITKGATRISEVAARFTLDALPGKQMAIDMELSTGNINEAEARKRRKKIEAEVDFYGSMDGASKFVQGDVRAGLIITAINLIGGVIIGASIRGESFISAVETYGKFTIGDGLVSQIPALLTTVATGIIVTRSGSESDLAKQFKTQLFANSKVLYVVAASMGLGAFIPGLPFIPMVLLSGGLAYLAYSLERTVQEQLEVLEKKEKEAVGDRKPRDYYDELRIEPIEIEFGYHLVPLVDATQGGTLMDQISNLRGKFARESGIVIPPIRILDNLEIPPDQFTIKINGVEVGSSTIRPEKLMAMPSAESQDLSSIEGESFMEPAYGRTAKWISADSKGDAESKGFIVVDSSTVIITYLRELLATHASSLLGREEVKKLLDHYRSQYPTLIQELEADKPGNLGMLQQVLQNLLREGLGIRNLVPILETVVNKMSKYPNPYVLTEFVRQSISNTIVKDYMVDGKLQVIVVEGRVLDRLNKSLAQDRLEGRDILVLPPDFQRRLLESVADMNRRVQEGRGFPIYVVNREVRMPFAYFLAKEFPPRNFAVLALEEVHSSVPTVIAGELRIAQAQAAEPAEVV; this is encoded by the coding sequence ATGGATAAGAAATGGTATACACAATCCGACTTCATCCTGGGTGCGGGAGCAGTTGCTATCGTTGGAATGTTAGTCGTTCCACTTCCGGGCTTTATTTTAGATATTCTGATTTTATTCAGTTTGGCATTAAGTTTGCTCATTGTTATGACTTCTTTATCAATTAAAGAACCATCTGAGTTTTCTATTTTTCCAAGCCTATTATTGATTACTACGATCTATCGATTGGCACTGAACGTTTCTACGACCAGGCAAATTTTGTCGAAAGGTCCTGCGGTAAATAGCGCAATCATTGATGCATTTGGATCCTTTATAGTAGGAAGTGAGTCCGGTTTAAGTAAGTATGTAGTTGGATTTATTATCTTCTTAATCTTAGTGATTGTTCAGGTGCTTGTGATCACTAAAGGTGCGACTCGTATCTCGGAAGTGGCAGCAAGGTTCACGTTAGATGCATTGCCTGGTAAACAGATGGCAATCGATATGGAACTTTCCACGGGAAATATAAATGAAGCGGAAGCTCGTAAAAGAAGGAAGAAGATAGAAGCAGAAGTGGACTTTTACGGTTCCATGGATGGAGCGAGTAAATTCGTACAAGGGGACGTGAGAGCAGGATTGATTATCACTGCAATCAATCTGATTGGTGGAGTGATAATCGGTGCAAGTATCCGTGGAGAATCATTTATTTCCGCGGTCGAAACTTATGGAAAATTCACTATTGGTGATGGACTTGTTTCCCAGATCCCGGCACTTCTCACAACTGTTGCTACAGGTATTATTGTTACTCGTTCCGGCTCTGAATCGGATCTTGCAAAACAATTTAAAACTCAGCTATTTGCAAACTCAAAGGTTTTATATGTAGTCGCGGCTTCTATGGGACTCGGTGCATTTATCCCAGGCCTGCCTTTTATTCCAATGGTACTTCTTTCAGGTGGACTTGCATATCTTGCTTACTCACTTGAGAGAACTGTTCAAGAGCAACTTGAGGTTTTGGAGAAAAAGGAAAAAGAAGCGGTTGGAGATCGCAAACCTCGAGACTATTACGACGAACTTAGGATTGAACCTATCGAGATCGAATTTGGATATCATTTGGTGCCATTGGTGGACGCTACTCAAGGCGGAACATTGATGGACCAAATTTCCAATTTAAGAGGGAAGTTTGCACGTGAAAGTGGGATCGTTATTCCTCCAATCCGTATATTAGATAATTTGGAAATACCTCCTGATCAATTCACGATCAAGATTAACGGAGTAGAAGTCGGCTCCAGCACAATTCGCCCTGAAAAACTAATGGCAATGCCTTCTGCAGAAAGCCAGGATCTTTCTTCTATCGAAGGAGAATCTTTCATGGAACCTGCCTATGGAAGAACTGCAAAATGGATCTCTGCGGATTCGAAAGGAGATGCTGAGTCTAAAGGTTTTATCGTGGTAGATTCTTCTACAGTTATCATTACATATTTGAGAGAATTGCTTGCAACTCATGCCTCCAGTTTGCTTGGAAGAGAAGAAGTCAAAAAACTTCTGGATCATTACAGATCTCAGTATCCAACACTTATCCAGGAATTGGAAGCCGACAAGCCTGGAAATTTGGGAATGCTCCAACAAGTCCTTCAAAATCTTCTCCGGGAAGGTTTGGGAATTCGCAATCTTGTTCCAATTCTGGAAACAGTTGTAAACAAGATGAGCAAGTATCCGAATCCGTACGTTCTTACAGAATTCGTAAGACAATCTATCTCCAACACGATCGTAAAAGATTATATGGTGGATGGAAAACTACAAGTCATAGTGGTAGAAGGTCGGGTGCTCGACAGATTGAACAAATCTCTCGCGCAAGATCGTTTGGAAGGAAGAGATATTTTGGTCCTTCCTCCGGATTTCCAAAGAAGACTTTTGGAATCTGTGGCTGATATGAATCGTAGGGTACAGGAAGGAAGAGGATTCCCGATCTACGTGGTGAATAGAGAAGTGAGAATGCCTTTTGCTTATTTTTTAGCGAAAGAATTCCCGCCTAGGAACTTTGCGGTTCTCGCATTAGAAGAAGTACATTCTTCTGTTCCGACAGTAATCGCAGGTGAGCTAAGGATTGCTCAAGCCCAGGCAGCAGAACCAGCAGAAGTGGTTTAA